A single window of Capsicum annuum cultivar UCD-10X-F1 unplaced genomic scaffold, UCD10Xv1.1 ctg78002, whole genome shotgun sequence DNA harbors:
- the LOC124894851 gene encoding protein Ycf2 A-like yields MNRLTILLYLLSCSVGSVVQDLWSLSEPDEKNGITSYGFVENDSDLVHGLLEVEGALVGSSRTEKDCSQFDNDRVTLLLRPEPRNPLDMMQKGSCSILDQRFLYEIEFEEGEGEGALDPQEDLFNHIVWAPRIWSPWGFLFDCIERTNELGFPYWSRSFRDKRIIYDEEDELQENDLGFL; encoded by the coding sequence ATGAACAGATTAACAATACTTCTTTATCTTTTAAGTTGTTCTGTCGGATCGGTCGTTCAAGATCTTTGGTCTTTATCTGAACCCGATGAAAAAAATGGGATCACTTCTTATGGATTCGTTGAGAATGATTCTGATCTAGTTCATGGCCTATTAGAAGTAGAAGGCGCTCTGGTAGGATCTTCACGGACAGAAAAAGATTGCAGTCAGTTTGATAATGATCGAGTGACATTGCTTCTTCGGCCTGAACCGAGGAATCCCTTAGATATGATGCAAAAAGGCTCTTGTTCTATCCTTGATCAGAGATTTCTCTATGAAATAGAGTTTGAAGAAGGGGAGGGAGAAGGAGCCCTTGACCCGCAGGAGGATTTATTCAATCACATAGTTTGGGCTCCTAGAATATGGAGCCCTTGGGGCTTTCTATTTGATTGTATCGAAAGGACCAATGAATTGGGATTTCCCTATTGGTCCAGGTCATTTCGGGACAAGCGGATCATTTATGATGAAGAGGATGAGCTTCAAGAGAATGATTTGGGGTTCTTGTAG